One window of Gemmatimonadaceae bacterium genomic DNA carries:
- a CDS encoding DUF3883 domain-containing protein, which produces MPGNWSRLEVEAVVADYIAMLKEELQHREYNKTQHRRLVASMLPDRSDGSIERKHQNISAILIGLGHPWITGYKPLGNFQGLLAEVVSDRLSFDGELAALAEQAVRAPGTTPQIDRILSRLEDPPEPAQLKYPALKERFIIPGQTRTRINYLEVEANNGSLGRAGEEFIVRFERERLQQLGKESLADRIEHIAVTEGDGAGFDIRSFEPDGTDRFIEVKTTAYGKQTPFLVSRNEVAVSNYRGLRYHLCRLFKFRDDPRFYSLDGSIQDRCLLEPTQFVARPRLAT; this is translated from the coding sequence TTGCCTGGCAACTGGTCGCGCCTCGAGGTAGAAGCGGTTGTCGCGGACTATATCGCCATGCTCAAAGAGGAGCTGCAACATCGCGAGTACAACAAAACTCAGCATCGGCGACTTGTGGCGTCGATGCTGCCAGATCGGTCTGACGGCTCAATTGAGCGCAAGCATCAGAATATCAGCGCGATCCTAATCGGGTTGGGGCACCCGTGGATTACGGGATACAAGCCTCTCGGAAATTTTCAAGGGCTGTTAGCCGAGGTTGTGTCGGACCGACTCTCGTTTGATGGGGAACTAGCGGCACTGGCAGAACAAGCGGTGCGCGCTCCGGGAACGACCCCCCAAATTGACCGAATTCTCAGCAGACTCGAGGATCCACCGGAGCCAGCTCAGTTGAAATATCCCGCACTCAAAGAGCGATTCATAATTCCCGGACAGACGCGCACTAGGATCAACTATCTTGAGGTAGAGGCGAACAATGGCTCTCTCGGACGCGCGGGAGAGGAGTTCATCGTGCGCTTTGAGCGTGAAAGGCTCCAGCAGTTAGGTAAGGAATCACTCGCTGACAGAATCGAACACATAGCAGTGACGGAAGGTGATGGGGCGGGCTTCGACATTCGCTCGTTTGAGCCGGACGGAACTGACAGGTTTATAGAGGTCAAGACGACAGCCTATGGGAAACAGACTCCGTTCTTGGTTTCCCGAAACGAAGTTGCCGTCTCTAATTATCGGGGGCTTCGATACCACCTATGCAGGCTTTTCAAGTTTCGAGACGACCCTCGGTTTTACTCACTCGATGGATCAATCCAGGACCGATGCTTGCTCGAACCTACGCAGTTTGTTGCACGTCCACGCCTCGCGACGTAG
- a CDS encoding TM0106 family RecB-like putative nuclease, which yields MKLHLSQPLYSATDLLNFLGCTHATALDLEVMGRVLTAPTRQDDAYLEILKEKGLEHERLYLKKLKAEGRVIVEIEHDPLIEAMAERTRQAMRDGADVIYQGALTAPGWHGYSDFLLKIDTPSDLGDYSYEVADTKLARTAKPKHVVQLCIYSEMIARDQGVLPSHAHVVLGDRSQVTLRLHDYLYYCNRARDRFDLFVSGNERVTIAERCPQCSLCHWSERCDAEWDSTGNLRLVAALSGAQAKKLRVASISDIEALADLNAAVAIPRIQGSTLDRLRSQARLQIVNRTTGENRVEVLPPLDRRGFARLPEPNERDLFFDMEGDPVYSPQGSLEYLFGFHYVDGGENRYTAFWTRDRGAERKAFEDALDFITTRIEKYPNAFVYHYASYEATALKRLAREYGGSSRHESALKRLAQAYGTCENEVDDLLRDRKLVDLYKVVREAVMTSEPAYSLKNLEVFFAEKRTQDITSGGDSIVAFERWLKTGDESLLEQIERYNEFDCLSTRLCRDWLISLRPAETKWFDPEEEKAAEDAEREALRRDDDARILGAREALVAGIEGPERAWRELLGYLLEHHRREARSEWWKFFERLDPAYDLIADADCIGGLTVDTTRPPRTEKKSMVWRLTFPEQEFKFAIGDDPIRCDTGKSAGTILDLNEDERWLDLKVGPSKPPFGQSTSFMPSGPINDGPMRAAISRYAEAVIAGRADEHSAVTSILRKDRPRLDGSIILRGKGDLLEETVDAVARMNQTHLVIQGPPGCGKTFTSAHAIVSLLENKKRVGVMSMSHKAINLLLKNIEDIALERGVSFRGIKLSSKEEQRLNGQMIEETSDNKQVSAGGYDLIGGTAWLFSRPVLEKTLDYLFVDEAGQVSLANIVATGLCADNIVLVGDQMQLSQPSKGQHPGGSGVSGLDYLMGDWATVPPDRGIFLEHTWRMHPRLCRFVSDAFYDERLESAECTIGQMLELNGDCDGALAPSGLRFVAVEHQDNAQKSVEEAARLNHVYRTLLGQTWVNQRGESHPITTEDILVVSPYNMQVNLLKQTLPKGARVGTVDKFQGQEAAAVLVSMASSSADDAPRGIDFLFSRNRLNVALSRARCLSVIFCSSALLDLVCADLERMRLVNTMCWAKEYAG from the coding sequence ATGAAGCTGCACCTTAGCCAGCCCCTCTACTCCGCCACCGACCTCCTCAACTTCCTCGGCTGCACGCACGCGACAGCCCTCGACCTCGAGGTAATGGGCCGCGTGCTCACGGCGCCGACGAGGCAGGACGACGCATACCTCGAAATACTCAAGGAAAAAGGCCTTGAGCACGAACGCCTGTATCTCAAGAAGCTGAAGGCCGAAGGGAGAGTGATCGTTGAGATCGAGCACGACCCTTTGATAGAAGCCATGGCCGAGCGTACGCGGCAGGCCATGCGCGACGGGGCGGACGTGATCTATCAGGGAGCGCTCACCGCACCCGGCTGGCACGGCTACTCCGACTTCCTTCTCAAGATCGACACGCCCTCCGACCTCGGCGACTACTCATACGAAGTGGCCGACACAAAGCTCGCACGCACCGCCAAACCCAAGCATGTCGTCCAGCTCTGCATTTACTCGGAGATGATCGCGCGCGACCAGGGCGTGCTTCCCAGCCACGCTCACGTAGTGCTCGGCGACAGGTCTCAAGTGACGCTCCGACTGCATGACTATCTCTACTACTGCAACCGCGCGCGCGATCGGTTCGACCTTTTCGTCTCAGGCAACGAGCGCGTCACGATAGCCGAGCGATGCCCGCAGTGCAGTCTCTGCCACTGGTCTGAGCGGTGCGACGCGGAATGGGACAGCACGGGAAACCTGCGACTCGTCGCAGCACTCAGCGGCGCACAAGCGAAAAAGCTTCGCGTCGCGAGCATCTCGGATATCGAGGCATTGGCTGACCTCAATGCGGCTGTCGCGATACCCAGAATCCAGGGCTCGACTCTCGATCGCCTCCGTTCGCAGGCACGTCTCCAGATAGTCAACCGAACTACCGGTGAAAATCGCGTCGAGGTCTTGCCGCCCCTGGACCGGCGCGGATTCGCGCGCCTTCCCGAGCCGAATGAACGCGATCTCTTTTTCGACATGGAAGGCGATCCGGTCTATTCACCCCAGGGCTCGCTCGAGTATCTCTTCGGTTTTCACTACGTGGATGGCGGTGAGAACCGGTACACGGCGTTCTGGACCCGCGATCGCGGCGCCGAAAGAAAAGCGTTTGAGGATGCGCTCGACTTCATCACCACGCGGATCGAGAAGTATCCGAACGCGTTTGTGTATCACTACGCGTCGTACGAGGCGACAGCCCTCAAGCGGCTCGCGCGTGAATACGGAGGCTCGAGCAGGCACGAAAGCGCGCTCAAGCGCCTCGCACAGGCGTACGGAACGTGCGAGAACGAGGTGGACGACCTGCTCCGGGACCGCAAGCTGGTTGACCTATATAAGGTAGTGCGCGAGGCAGTGATGACCTCGGAGCCGGCGTATTCGCTCAAGAATCTCGAGGTATTCTTTGCGGAAAAGCGAACGCAGGACATCACGAGCGGCGGCGACAGCATCGTCGCATTCGAGCGGTGGCTCAAGACCGGCGACGAGTCGCTGCTCGAGCAGATCGAGAGATACAACGAGTTCGATTGTCTCTCCACGCGCCTTTGCCGCGACTGGCTGATCTCGCTTCGCCCGGCCGAGACGAAATGGTTTGACCCGGAAGAAGAAAAAGCCGCCGAGGATGCCGAGCGCGAGGCGCTTCGCCGCGACGACGACGCGCGGATTCTTGGCGCTCGTGAAGCGCTTGTCGCGGGTATTGAGGGGCCTGAACGCGCCTGGCGCGAGCTTCTCGGCTACCTCCTCGAGCATCACCGGCGCGAGGCGCGGAGCGAGTGGTGGAAGTTCTTCGAGCGGCTCGACCCCGCATACGATCTCATTGCCGACGCAGACTGCATCGGCGGCCTTACAGTGGACACGACCCGCCCGCCGAGGACGGAGAAGAAGTCCATGGTCTGGCGGCTCACTTTTCCTGAGCAGGAGTTCAAGTTCGCCATCGGAGACGATCCCATCCGCTGTGATACGGGAAAGTCTGCGGGCACTATTCTCGATCTGAACGAAGATGAGAGATGGCTGGATCTAAAGGTTGGCCCCTCGAAACCTCCCTTCGGCCAGTCTACGTCGTTCATGCCGTCCGGTCCCATCAACGATGGCCCAATGCGCGCTGCGATCAGCCGTTACGCCGAGGCCGTAATCGCCGGGCGCGCGGACGAGCATTCGGCGGTCACGAGCATCCTGCGTAAAGACCGGCCACGGCTTGATGGCTCAATAATTCTGCGTGGTAAGGGCGACCTGCTGGAGGAGACCGTTGACGCGGTCGCGAGGATGAATCAAACGCACCTCGTGATTCAAGGCCCACCGGGGTGCGGAAAGACGTTCACGTCGGCTCACGCGATCGTATCCCTGCTCGAGAACAAAAAGCGGGTTGGAGTCATGTCGATGTCGCACAAGGCAATCAATCTTCTGTTGAAAAACATTGAAGACATTGCCCTTGAGCGCGGAGTCAGCTTCAGAGGAATAAAGCTGTCGAGCAAGGAAGAGCAGCGGCTCAACGGACAGATGATCGAGGAAACGAGCGACAACAAGCAAGTGAGCGCCGGTGGTTACGATCTGATCGGTGGAACTGCGTGGCTCTTCTCCCGGCCTGTGCTCGAGAAGACCCTCGACTATCTCTTCGTGGACGAAGCCGGCCAGGTCAGCCTGGCGAATATCGTGGCCACCGGGCTTTGCGCCGACAACATCGTCCTTGTCGGCGATCAGATGCAGCTTTCGCAGCCGAGCAAAGGCCAGCACCCTGGTGGCAGCGGCGTGTCGGGGCTGGACTATCTCATGGGCGACTGGGCCACGGTGCCACCGGATCGCGGAATCTTCCTCGAGCACACATGGCGAATGCATCCACGGTTGTGCCGCTTCGTATCGGACGCTTTCTATGATGAGAGACTCGAGTCCGCCGAGTGCACCATCGGTCAGATGCTCGAGCTGAACGGCGACTGTGACGGCGCGCTGGCTCCATCAGGCCTCAGGTTTGTCGCCGTTGAGCACCAGGACAACGCCCAGAAAAGTGTCGAGGAGGCCGCTCGGCTCAACCACGTCTACCGTACACTTCTGGGTCAGACCTGGGTAAATCAGAGAGGCGAGAGCCATCCGATCACGACCGAAGACATTCTTGTCGTAAGCCCGTACAACATGCAGGTGAACCTGCTGAAGCAGACATTGCCTAAGGGCGCCCGCGTGGGCACCGTGGACAAGTTCCAGGGCCAGGAAGCGGCCGCGGTTCTGGTATCGATGGCTTCATCGAGCGCCGACGACGCGCCGCGCGGGATTGATTTTCTGTTTTCCAGAAACCGGCTCAATGTTGCGCTCTCGCGGGCGCGGTGTCTGTCCGTGATCTTCTGCTCATCCGCCCTGCTCGATCTGGTATGTGCGGACCTCGAGCGAATGAGACTCGTCAACACAATGTGCTGGGCGAAGGAATACGCGGGATAG
- a CDS encoding addiction module protein, giving the protein MLRYAPEISGMSNAAFDFRRLSVAERLQLVEDIWDSIAVETPDAVPLTDAQRAELDRRLVEHGRDPDSAVPWDDVRSSLQGRPKRGE; this is encoded by the coding sequence ATGCTGCGTTACGCACCTGAAATTTCGGGCATGAGCAACGCTGCCTTCGATTTCCGCCGTCTTAGCGTGGCCGAGCGCCTCCAGCTTGTGGAGGACATCTGGGATAGCATTGCTGTCGAGACCCCAGACGCCGTTCCGCTCACCGACGCCCAGCGTGCCGAGCTCGACCGCCGCCTAGTTGAACATGGCCGAGATCCTGATTCGGCTGTGCCATGGGATGACGTCCGCTCCAGTCTTCAGGGACGACCAAAGCGCGGCGAATGA
- a CDS encoding XRE family transcriptional regulator encodes MTARIRRSSGNVFKDLGFPPEEAAHLLIRADLTIQLTQILKERKLTQVRAARLLGVSQPRVSDLVRGRIDLFSIDSLVEMLARLGVSVSLQTRRSKRVA; translated from the coding sequence ATGACCGCGCGAATTCGGCGATCGTCCGGTAATGTGTTCAAGGATCTCGGCTTCCCGCCCGAGGAGGCAGCGCACCTTTTGATTCGGGCGGACCTGACGATTCAGCTGACGCAGATTCTCAAGGAGCGGAAGCTTACGCAGGTGCGGGCGGCCCGATTGCTCGGTGTGTCCCAGCCGCGCGTCAGCGATCTCGTCCGGGGGCGCATCGATCTTTTCAGCATCGACTCGCTGGTTGAGATGTTGGCACGCCTCGGAGTATCAGTCAGTCTGCAGACCCGTCGGTCGAAGAGAGTTGCTTAA
- a CDS encoding ceramidase domain-containing protein, with the protein METRAASCMPSSCFCEAIRSDGIKQPANAWSSLAFVVVAGMVLMRRRGKPSAGRAVYPLLYAFTLLVIGFGSAYFHATLSFRGQFADVLGMYLIATLALLYSVDRLRALPGAALVGGYVGTNAVLAMLLYWMPVVRRVVFGLLIAVVLFVEILSRRKSGPGSATRPLWIAAAIMGLAFVVWSLDYTRMLCRPDSWMQGHAVWHVLGAAAAWYLFRYFSESRPPAGNGINGQLRP; encoded by the coding sequence ATGGAAACACGCGCTGCCAGCTGCATGCCGAGCTCCTGCTTCTGCGAGGCCATCAGGAGCGACGGCATCAAACAGCCGGCCAACGCGTGGTCATCGCTCGCCTTCGTCGTGGTCGCGGGGATGGTGCTCATGCGACGGAGGGGCAAGCCATCCGCCGGGAGGGCGGTGTATCCACTCCTGTATGCGTTTACGCTGCTTGTGATCGGTTTTGGCAGCGCGTACTTCCACGCGACCCTCAGCTTCCGCGGCCAGTTCGCCGATGTGCTCGGCATGTACCTCATCGCGACGCTCGCCCTTCTATATAGTGTTGACCGCCTGCGCGCACTGCCCGGGGCGGCGCTTGTCGGCGGCTACGTCGGAACGAATGCGGTGCTGGCAATGCTGCTCTACTGGATGCCTGTTGTACGCCGAGTGGTGTTCGGGCTGTTGATTGCGGTCGTGCTTTTCGTCGAAATTCTCAGCCGCCGGAAGAGCGGTCCCGGTTCAGCTACAAGGCCTTTATGGATCGCGGCGGCGATCATGGGACTGGCGTTCGTGGTCTGGAGCCTCGATTACACACGGATGCTATGCAGGCCGGATAGCTGGATGCAGGGCCATGCAGTGTGGCATGTCCTGGGTGCTGCCGCTGCGTGGTATTTATTTCGTTACTTCAGCGAATCGCGGCCACCTGCCGGCAACGGTATCAACGGTCAGCTTCGCCCCTAG
- a CDS encoding HD domain-containing protein, with product MLKAAEFAAHKHCKQRRKGRTKRPYIGHCTEVAWLIAEVGKVEDANVLAAALLHDTVEDTKTTHDEIRQEFGSAIGDLVSEVTDDKDLDKEVRKELQVEHAPHLSPGAKLIKLADKTSNVREIGVDPPKGWDIQRREKYFVWARQVVDAMGRINPELEQRFDSTLDESIRLLAEEAAKV from the coding sequence ATTCTCAAGGCTGCGGAATTCGCTGCGCACAAGCACTGCAAGCAGCGCCGGAAGGGAAGGACCAAGCGTCCCTACATAGGGCACTGTACTGAAGTCGCCTGGCTGATCGCCGAGGTGGGGAAGGTGGAGGATGCGAATGTTCTTGCGGCGGCGCTTCTTCACGACACCGTCGAGGACACGAAGACCACGCATGATGAGATAAGGCAAGAGTTCGGTTCGGCGATCGGCGATCTGGTCAGCGAGGTGACCGATGACAAAGACCTCGATAAAGAGGTTCGGAAGGAGTTGCAGGTGGAGCATGCGCCGCATCTCTCGCCCGGAGCGAAGCTCATCAAGCTCGCTGACAAGACCAGCAACGTTCGGGAGATTGGCGTAGATCCACCCAAAGGCTGGGATATCCAGCGGCGGGAGAAGTATTTCGTCTGGGCCCGGCAAGTTGTCGATGCGATGGGCCGGATCAATCCGGAGCTCGAGCAGCGCTTCGACAGCACGCTCGACGAGTCTATCCGCTTACTTGCCGAAGAAGCAGCAAAAGTCTGA
- a CDS encoding type II toxin-antitoxin system HicB family antitoxin: MSRYLVIIEEAGTGFSAFLPDLPGCIATGSTRDEVKNAMKEGVGFHLEGLRESGEPVPPPRSTAAYVEVAA; the protein is encoded by the coding sequence ATGAGCCGATATCTGGTAATCATCGAAGAAGCAGGGACTGGCTTTTCCGCCTTCCTGCCTGACCTCCCAGGCTGCATCGCGACCGGATCAACGCGCGACGAAGTCAAAAACGCGATGAAAGAAGGCGTGGGATTTCATCTCGAGGGCCTGCGTGAATCCGGTGAGCCAGTGCCACCTCCTCGTTCGACCGCTGCTTATGTCGAAGTTGCGGCATAG